ATTTAGAAAATTTGAACGTGTACAGAGGAAAAAGAGCTGTGACAGTTTACCTTTTCCCGAAGCGAATCATATGTCGCAGATCCGGGGGTGGGTGAAGAGCAGTACGAAGATTGCTTCTTAACCGCCACATAATAGCTATCGATTAGGTAACCGTATCAATTGTCGTAAAATAATGTCAATTGGTCAGTGTGGAAGACAGGGATGAACCGTCACTTGCCCTCTTCTAGACGTCCTACCCCGTGCATAACAGCCATTTTCGAGCAGCCCCTCCCTTTAAATTTCACCCCTATAGTACACATACCATTCTCTCGCGCAAATACGTGTTATACCACACGTACTTATATATGTATCTCTCATGTGCGTCTCTCTGTGGACCATGAGACATCGAACATTAAGATTGGGCTCTACTGTTTCAATTTCTCAACTTCCCtctaaaagatattaaaattgtagtcttgtttttttattattaatgtaaataaaatagtcgctttttaaataaataatccccttttttattgtataaaaagttacaaaaaatggtatttaaaattatttggaaTTTGTTAGATGTTTAAGAAGTCTTGGTTAAATAGACAGTGGATGGACGGTGGAATATGGAAGAGACTGTAGTCGGCCGGAAAATATCTTTATATATTTGGAATCTTCCTTAATTTACATTTTgccttatatacatatacacgttATGCCGCAGTTACGTCTAATACAGTTCCCCTTTTTTTAAGTGATCTTACAAGGCTTTTTTCATATGATAAGAAGATGCATGTACATAGGTAGCCATTCAGATGCAGCTTTTTCGAAAATCTGCATTCACTATAATCCCTTAattgcttcttcttttttcttcttccgctACAGCTGAGATAACATTAGTCGGAATGTAACACGGAGAGTCATGTCttaccaataataataatatagtcAATATcttacaattaataataattaataataattaataatattctcGGGTCTCTCTTTCCGCTAGGAACTACCTTAACTCGTGGACATAACAAGTATATAACAGTCAGATCGGAATAATTAACTAAATAGGTTTTGTTGCGACGCATCGTTCTCGAATGTACTCCAAGCATTGTTCAGTTCCATGAAAATTAACTTTGCAATGTTCTCGTTAGCCGTTCCTGCTTGCTATAAAGAATAGTATGAAAAAGGATTAGAAACGATATCGTTGTTCATATCTATATTAACATTTTACTCGATAGTTTCAGATTTTGAATAATACCTTATCCGGATGCACAGCCAAACAAGCTTTCCTATAAGCTTTCTTTACATCCGCAGCAGAAACTAACTGATGCATCTCGCACCGTTGCCATCTGTCAGCTTCTGGCCAGAGAACCGTATGTAACGAGCAAAGAAGGGCTCTTAAATTACCCTTCTTTCCTTCTGTCCATTCGGCAATCTTCAATCTATCTGGATCCATATTCTTAGCAGCTCCTACTTTTCTCATTTGATTTATTGTCTTTGGGCTGTCTTTCTCTGCTTTCCTCGAACTGAAGAAATTGTAGCCTTGACTGCCCAATAGATCCTCGAAGGCATCTCCACTCGGTTTGCTTGTTTTATTGCCTGTTGCACCGGtatcagcagcagcagcagcagcggtATTGGTCTCGTTAGTTGCGTTCCTGTGCGTATTGGGGCTAGAGTGTATCGGTGTGCTAGCTGGAGCGGGGCTAGCGGATTGTGGAGTATTAGAGTTCCTCGGCGTTCCATTCCAACTGGACGTTAATCCAGCTCCCAGGGAGCTAGCAAGACTCGCGAAGGGATCCTTGTTTTGAGCTGCAAAGTTCGGAACGCTCGAATTTCTTGGAAAGTTTTCCTCGGATAGAGGCTTCGTGTTATTTGGTTTAGAACCTTGCATACTTCCTAAAAAATTCGCAGTGTTTCCACCGAGTGGATCAAATAAATCGTTAAGGTTTTGCTTAGTAGTAGGCTGTCTATGATTGAAGAACaaattgttcaaattattattagCATTGTCATTCTTAGTAGTAGGCTGATCGTGTCCAAATAGTAGATCGTTTTGGACAGGATCGGTAATAGTGGGCACGgtgtttttcgtttcttgttgaATAAAATCACCGAAGCCTCCTAAGAGATCACTTTCTTTTTGACTAGTTAAATTTGACGAGTTAGAAAAAATATCTAATCCCGGGTTCACTGTAGCCTGCGCAGTATTATTCAAGGTACTGGTGTCTGGCATTCCTAGGTTCAATAAATCTGCTTCTTGTAACttgatttcttcttttatttgctCTTCTATGTCCTCTACTGGCTGTTGAGGTACTTCTTGTTGTACATTAACGTTGCTTTGTGCTTCGACTGGTTGCGGAGTCGTTACTTCTCTCTGAATctaacatttttacattaaaatatcataaaatctctaaactttaattatttttaatagaaatatttctataacTTACCTCTTCTGGTTTAGAGATTCTAAAGCTCTCTAAAGTTTCTTCCATTTCCAAAGTAGATCCGAATAATGGATCTGGTTCCAATTTCGAGGATATTTCCGCTTCCCAAGGAGCTGGAACTCTTGCCATCTTTGGATTCTCCTCAGCCATCATGATATTTAAAATAACACTGAAATTCCCGCCTATTTCAGGCGCATCATCGAGATCCTTCTTCTTGAACGTTAAAGCAGATTCACTAAGTGGTATGTAACCAGTATGAAAATGAACAGAGGCAATTTTAATTCCTATCATTCGACCCAGCTGCTGCCTGGCGTGGAATATGACTAAGGTAACATCTCCTCTAACGGTAGCATTGCCAAGTGCCAACTGAACCTTTCCCTTCATCATTCCAAACAGTTTTATGTCCTCGTATTCTGGTCGCTTAGTGGAAAATACTAAAGCTCCGTTACTATAAATATCAACATAAGGTCTACAACCATCTTTTGCCCTAGTAAATAGTGGAACAGGCTTAATTATTAAGGAACAAAGGGCTAGAGGCTTTGTATGAGGCTGTACACCGGTACTCAGCAAACTCATATAATTAATACAGCGTAATTCCGAGGGTTGCAGCTGGGGAGGCTGTCGCCTTGTTATGAACATCGCTATGGCTTCTTCAGATGTAGAGAATGCTCTAGCGTATATTAGTAAAGTACACGCGATCGTGGCGCTGGCTCTATATCCATCCTAAAAGAAGGAAgcaacattaaaaaatattatggcTTCTAATTAATCTAAGAGGCTCCAAAGTATACTCACACTGCAATACAACACTACGATGTGATTAAAATCGGCATTCAGGTATCGATAAATATCCTGACATATCTGATAGAGGGCTGACAACAGCGGGGCATTAGAATCCGAGGAAGCATAGGCGAAAGAACAGTCGATATGTCTACCAGGAAGTCTAGACACGTTTGGTCGACCCCGAGATAAATTATACAATTGTATACGAGCTGGCGGAGGATGTCGAGCTTGTAAAAATGCTCTTACATCTTCCACATGGTTAGCTCTATAGGCAGACTCTATTCCATCTGCTGGATAGGGCATGATTAATATACGCGACGTTAAGTAACTGGCATCTAATTCAGTTCTGGCCATGCTCTGTTGCATAGAGTACATCACTTTGCTCGAAGTATCCTTCAAGTTTCGCAAAATGCTGCCAGCACCGCCTTTCAATGAGCTAAATAGGCCTGTCGATTGAGCTACGGGGATCTTGGCGACTGCAGTTTGAGTCGCTGGAGTAGACTTTGGAGGTAGTACGTTTACCGGAGGAGATGGTCTCGGTGGCGGAGTGGGTGTGCTAGGTGGTTGAGTAGGTCTGGGAGGCGGTGGAGTCTTCACTGAAACTTCCACTTTCGGGGGTTCTCTAGGATCAAAATTGTTTGACTCGGCTATCGCTGCTAACCGCTCCAAAATCATTGATGTAGTCAGCCTTCGTATCGGAGACACATCGAGACATCCTTTTACTATGTCGTGTAAACAGGCTAAACGAGGATTAGGCGGAAGTGAAGTGTACTTGCCATTAACTATTGCGAGCTTATTACCTGTGaatgaaacgaaattaaatAAGAACCGACTCTACTATTAACATGATATGAATTGAATACCTTCAGGAAATGGATGCCTTAGTGTTATTAGAGAGTATATTATACATCCAAGCGCCCAACAATCAACTGGAGGACCAATAGGCTCATTGTTCCATGTATCCATCATCTCTGGAGCTCGATACATGGGTGTAGTATATTTTGCCATCTGATCCTCCAAAGTGGCGCGTTTTTGAGCATTCCAAGATGGATTTGGCAAGATTTGCTGATTGGAAGTGCTACCAAAATCGCAGAGCTTGATCAGACCATCGCTCCCGATTAGAAAATTCTCTAATTTTATGTCCCTGTGTACTAGTGGTTCAGGTTGCTGACTGTGCATATGGTGCACAGCCCTTGTAGCCTGGTAGGCTATTTTACAGATCTGAGCGAGAGTCAGAGAATTCGTCGATAAATTTCTGAGCGCATCTGCGACTGTACCTCCAGGACATAATTCCGTTACTAATAAATACTCGTATCCTTGACGATCCTCGCGTTCGAAACGCTGAGCATAGAGATACTGAATTATATTTGGGTGGCCAGATAGTTTTTGCAAAATCTCTATCTCCTGCATAATACTTCTGTTAGCATCTTCATCAACTGCTATAAGCCTCTGGAAGAATAAGTGCAGATCAGTATAACCTTCTGTAGCTACTTTAGAATAATGTAAATGGATGAGTGATTTACCTTAAGTGCATACTCTTTCCCTGTATTTATGTCTTCAACTGCAAATACCAAAGCCCAACCACCTGTTGATACAAGTATTTCAATATTGACCagaataaataatttagaaagaAATATAGTCTGAAGTACTAGAGAAATGTATGATAAAGTTTACACATAAAACTTTTATCTCAGTAGTGatgttttttaaatatcgatatttctgAATGAATCAGCAATCCTTTACCATGGAAAAGCAATTGTATATAGTTCCTTGTCTCAATCTTAATTCATTTATGTTTTCATTATAACAAACTATATTAAATTTAGAGAATGAATTATATATTCAAGTAAAGTATATAGCAACACCTGCCAATAATATATAGGTATTTGAATGCATATATCTTAGTTAATCGGCTGTTTTTAAAAACATTCTAGATATAGCAAACTGGTTCACTAGCATTGCATAGCTGAATGTCAAAACACATTTGACACATGTCAAGAGGAGAATAATATACAGTGTTGGCACAGTGTCAGCTATTGTTTTATATAGTTTAAATTGCATCAAAAAACaagtatttttattctataattaAAAACGGTTATAATATGGAAATGTTTTAATTAGGATGTGGAATTGTGTGACAGTGGAGTGCTAGAAGGGTTGACAGACTCACCCTCGGCGAGTAATCTGGTCACACGTAATTTCACATTGTTGATTTCCAGTATTTGTCCGACGTATTCATTGGTATTTGTGGCTCCGTTCAAGTATCCCAGAGCGGATCTTAAATAATCTgacatatttcttttaaaatatcCCGTCGAACCCCCAGAAAGCGTTTCTGTACGTTACAATGCAGACAGCCGATGCTGTCCGGCCATACTGTCTTTCTGACGTCACCGACAGTGCCGTATCAGTGGTATTTTTGTATTCTAAAAATGATAACAATCTCTATTACTTTCACacaaattaattatttcgttaattaACAAGTTAACGTAATTACTGTGCGATAATGTTAATTTAGAAAGTGAAGGGTAAATTGGAgctatatttataattagtGATGATCCGACAGTACCGTATCAATGACATTTCTGTGTACTAGATGTATAGAGATATAAAGATAGAGTACGCGAGTCATATGTTACCGTGTAAGTGGATTCGATATGGGAGCAGAAAGAGAACGCTGCATGGAGGCGTCGCTCGTTGATTAGTGTTATACttaattatttactatataaatgtGCGTACGTTATTAGATGAGGACACAAGAGGCCTCTGTGCAGCGTTCTCTTTTCATTCTTATATCACTTTCCTTTATCGCTAACTCACATCTTTATATCCTCATGATTAGAAAACTGATAACAATTTGTATGATaatctataattaattaacaatctATATGTACAATTAGTAATCACAAATATGCGTGATACATACAAATaggatataaaatattaaaaatttaaaaatattgaaatggtCCAagctaatttttattttacagttCAATTTTTAACACTTATGGCTtttctgaaaataaataatttcttcttttaccAGTTGAATATTAGGAATTAACAAGTCATAATAAGTTAttactataataataattataagaaaaaatattattttgtattacaGGTAATCTCCAGAGAGAAAGTTAAAGAAAATTTTCTACTACTTGGTTTTTGAAAAGAGTGCAATTTATTAGTTTGTACGAAACACGCGCATGcgtgtagaaaattcttaaaatCGCGACCTGATGCGATGATTAATTGCTTTTCCTTCGATTCTATGAATTTTTTCGCCCTGTACTACTAGTTCAATTCATTATCGATAATAGAGTAAATAATACCGTGCGAGTTTTTGAGATAAGCAGACCCAGTGGTCGTGCTTTGGAACTTGTAATATATACTTGTGAGTCTTGTTATTGTTATCATCTTGATAACGTATTTTTATTGAATGGTTCAATCATTTTCAGAAGTTTGAGAATGgcgaaatttgtaaaatttacaaaattgagATCTTCTACAGACAGCACCTTCTGGGCAAAATTTGTGGAATTAAAGATTGACAAATTCAAACTTGATGAGAAAAGTGTCAATCTATGGGGAAATTATAATCTGCAATCGTTAAACGAAGACAACACCAATCCATTGGTGTTGGATTTCACATCGTTCAATGAGTAAGTTTATGTCTGTgacataatttattatttcgacCATTGTATTTCAAATATCTGTCAGAGTTAATTCCATATAGGTAATTTTTAGAGACTTGGAgacattaaataataattcatcGGTTCTTTGCTTTGGACATATGATTAATACAAATACTTTTGAAGCATTTCGTCAAATTAATCCTGAACAATTTATCGACTCCATGGGAaaggatattataaataatattcaagATGGAACAATATTGCAAAACCCATGGAAATTGTCATTGTTTTTAGTCTTGGCTTATtcagatttaaaaaaatataaattttattattgggTTGCACATCCCACTCCATTGAAATTGCCTGAAATGTATTATCAAGGATCTC
This genomic stretch from Bombus vancouverensis nearcticus chromosome 16, iyBomVanc1_principal, whole genome shotgun sequence harbors:
- the aux gene encoding cyclin-G-associated kinase, yielding MSDYLRSALGYLNGATNTNEYVGQILEINNVKLRVTRLLAEGGWALVFAVEDINTGKEYALKRLIAVDEDANRSIMQEIEILQKLSGHPNIIQYLYAQRFEREDRQGYEYLLVTELCPGGTVADALRNLSTNSLTLAQICKIAYQATRAVHHMHSQQPEPLVHRDIKLENFLIGSDGLIKLCDFGSTSNQQILPNPSWNAQKRATLEDQMAKYTTPMYRAPEMMDTWNNEPIGPPVDCWALGCIIYSLITLRHPFPEGNKLAIVNGKYTSLPPNPRLACLHDIVKGCLDVSPIRRLTTSMILERLAAIAESNNFDPREPPKVEVSVKTPPPPRPTQPPSTPTPPPRPSPPVNVLPPKSTPATQTAVAKIPVAQSTGLFSSLKGGAGSILRNLKDTSSKVMYSMQQSMARTELDASYLTSRILIMPYPADGIESAYRANHVEDVRAFLQARHPPPARIQLYNLSRGRPNVSRLPGRHIDCSFAYASSDSNAPLLSALYQICQDIYRYLNADFNHIVVLYCSDGYRASATIACTLLIYARAFSTSEEAIAMFITRRQPPQLQPSELRCINYMSLLSTGVQPHTKPLALCSLIIKPVPLFTRAKDGCRPYVDIYSNGALVFSTKRPEYEDIKLFGMMKGKVQLALGNATVRGDVTLVIFHARQQLGRMIGIKIASVHFHTGYIPLSESALTFKKKDLDDAPEIGGNFSVILNIMMAEENPKMARVPAPWEAEISSKLEPDPLFGSTLEMEETLESFRISKPEEIQREVTTPQPVEAQSNVNVQQEVPQQPVEDIEEQIKEEIKLQEADLLNLGMPDTSTLNNTAQATVNPGLDIFSNSSNLTSQKESDLLGGFGDFIQQETKNTVPTITDPVQNDLLFGHDQPTTKNDNANNNLNNLFFNHRQPTTKQNLNDLFDPLGGNTANFLGSMQGSKPNNTKPLSEENFPRNSSVPNFAAQNKDPFASLASSLGAGLTSSWNGTPRNSNTPQSASPAPASTPIHSSPNTHRNATNETNTAAAAAADTGATGNKTSKPSGDAFEDLLGSQGYNFFSSRKAEKDSPKTINQMRKVGAAKNMDPDRLKIAEWTEGKKGNLRALLCSLHTVLWPEADRWQRCEMHQLVSAADVKKAYRKACLAVHPDKQAGTANENIAKLIFMELNNAWSTFENDASQQNLFS